A genomic segment from Arcobacter acticola encodes:
- a CDS encoding TAXI family TRAP transporter solute-binding subunit, translated as MFGNSILKKILVTTAITATMLSVANAADENKYVIATASTGGTYYPVGVGIATIASIKLAKDHKTTFSAITSAGSNENIDMLGKGEVNFALLQGLFGSMAWQGKDEYEGKPQKNLRSITMLWENIEQITIKSKYAKTGNIKDMKNLYGERFSMSDRSSGSRISTETIFSSLGIDYTKLDQQYLGYSPSSTALQDGKVDGMTTPSGVPTSAVTNAFASIGNNDIRVLDFTAEDLKAINDNYPVWNPYTIKAGTYPGQDKDINTISQPNLLVVTKDTPEETVYLLTKTIYENLPFLNSVHKATLDMSIQKAIAGLPMPLHKGAAKYYKEQGIKIPDALIDNN; from the coding sequence ATGTTTGGAAATTCTATTTTAAAAAAAATCTTGGTAACAACAGCAATTACAGCTACGATGCTAAGTGTTGCAAATGCAGCGGATGAAAATAAATATGTAATTGCAACAGCAAGTACAGGTGGGACATATTATCCAGTAGGTGTTGGAATTGCTACAATTGCATCAATTAAATTAGCAAAAGATCATAAAACAACTTTTTCAGCAATTACAAGTGCAGGAAGTAATGAAAATATTGACATGCTTGGAAAAGGTGAAGTTAATTTTGCACTTTTACAAGGTTTATTTGGTTCAATGGCTTGGCAAGGTAAAGATGAATACGAAGGTAAACCTCAAAAAAATCTAAGATCAATCACAATGCTTTGGGAAAATATTGAGCAAATTACTATAAAAAGTAAATATGCTAAAACTGGTAATATTAAAGATATGAAAAACCTTTATGGAGAAAGATTCTCTATGAGTGATAGAAGTTCAGGTTCTAGAATTTCAACAGAAACTATTTTTAGTTCATTAGGAATTGATTATACTAAATTGGACCAACAATATTTAGGTTATAGCCCGAGTTCTACTGCACTTCAAGATGGAAAAGTTGATGGTATGACAACTCCATCAGGTGTTCCAACTTCAGCTGTTACTAATGCCTTTGCTTCAATTGGTAATAATGATATTAGAGTACTTGATTTTACAGCAGAAGACTTAAAAGCAATTAACGATAACTATCCTGTATGGAATCCATACACAATTAAAGCTGGAACATATCCAGGTCAAGATAAAGATATTAATACAATCTCTCAACCAAATTTATTAGTTGTTACAAAAGATACACCTGAAGAAACTGTTTATCTTTTAACTAAAACAATTTATGAAAACTTACCATTTTTAAATAGTGTACATAAAGCAACTCTTGATATGTCAATTCAAAAAGCAATCGCTGGATTACCAATGCCTTTACATAAAGGTGCGGCTAAATACTACAAAGAACAAGGTATAAAAATACCTGATGCTTTAATAGATAATAACTAA
- a CDS encoding response regulator transcription factor: MNEYITRVLLVEDEEDAREILSFYLDTIFDEVQIASDGQEGLELYEKAYNDNKTFDLVLTDIQMPNLDGLSMIEDITKINEDQKFIIVSAYKDEEYLFKSINLNVISYFVKPLEVKNMMEMLKKVKSKVLEDKSNEPVEEVILKINNTYEYNRKTNLLYRNGELVDLSKKEKLLIEALVKNIKEIKTKEYLKEFIWKDSETSDATMRTVIKRVKDKIVDDDFIVSKKGLGYLIERNN; the protein is encoded by the coding sequence ATGAATGAATATATTACAAGAGTATTATTAGTAGAAGATGAAGAAGATGCAAGAGAAATATTAAGTTTTTATCTTGATACTATTTTTGATGAGGTTCAAATTGCCAGTGATGGGCAAGAAGGATTAGAACTTTATGAAAAAGCTTACAATGATAATAAGACCTTTGATTTAGTTTTAACAGATATTCAAATGCCAAATCTTGATGGTTTATCAATGATTGAAGATATAACAAAAATAAATGAAGATCAGAAATTTATAATCGTATCAGCATACAAAGATGAAGAATATCTTTTTAAATCAATAAATCTAAATGTTATTTCATATTTTGTAAAACCATTGGAAGTAAAAAATATGATGGAGATGTTGAAAAAGGTTAAATCAAAAGTTTTAGAAGATAAATCAAATGAGCCAGTAGAAGAAGTGATTCTAAAAATAAATAATACCTATGAATATAATAGAAAAACAAATCTTCTTTATAGAAATGGTGAATTAGTAGATTTATCAAAAAAGGAAAAATTACTAATAGAGGCTTTAGTTAAAAATATAAAAGAGATAAAAACAAAAGAGTATTTAAAAGAATTTATCTGGAAAGATAGTGAAACTTCTGATGCAACTATGAGAACTGTGATTAAAAGAGTTAAAGATAAAATTGTGGATGATGACTTCATTGTTTCTAAAAAGGGGTTGGGGTATTTGATAGAGAGAAATAATTAA
- the lhgO gene encoding L-2-hydroxyglutarate oxidase — translation MYDYLIIGAGIIGLNIAKNLKERFPNAQILVMEKEKEVAMHSSGRNSGVLHAGFYYTANSLKAKFTKEGNAALKEFCNQRNLKINPCQKVVVALNDKEVEGLEELKRRGDANGVELHWLDEKGLKELYPNIKTHKKALLCPSTATVNPKEVTKEFAKVIQELGVELVLDCKYLSSKANMVRTSQGDFSAKKIINCAGLYADNIARDFGFSKDYVIIPFKGIYLKDKSNISNLTTNVYPVPNLDNPFLGVHYTLTVDNESKIGPTAIPAFWRENYKGFDNFSLKEFLQITFYEMKLFASNAFGFRSLAFSEIKKYNLNYLKGLATKLTQNMNHKGYDSWSTPGIRAQLLNKNTLELVQDFVVESDINSVHVLNAVSPAFTSSIPFASWVVETHILKKS, via the coding sequence ATGTATGATTATTTGATTATTGGAGCTGGAATTATTGGATTAAATATTGCAAAAAATTTAAAAGAAAGATTTCCAAATGCTCAAATTTTAGTTATGGAAAAAGAAAAAGAAGTCGCAATGCACAGTAGTGGTAGAAACTCAGGTGTATTACATGCTGGATTTTATTACACAGCTAACTCTCTAAAAGCAAAGTTTACAAAAGAAGGAAATGCAGCTTTAAAAGAGTTTTGTAATCAAAGAAATCTAAAAATTAATCCATGTCAAAAAGTTGTTGTTGCTCTTAATGATAAAGAAGTTGAAGGATTAGAAGAGTTAAAAAGAAGAGGGGATGCCAATGGGGTTGAGCTTCATTGGTTAGATGAAAAAGGATTAAAAGAGCTATATCCAAATATTAAAACTCATAAAAAAGCACTTTTATGTCCAAGTACAGCAACGGTAAATCCAAAAGAAGTTACAAAAGAATTTGCAAAAGTAATACAAGAATTAGGTGTTGAATTAGTGCTTGATTGTAAATACCTTAGTTCAAAAGCTAATATGGTTAGAACTTCACAGGGTGATTTTTCTGCTAAAAAAATCATAAATTGTGCTGGATTATATGCTGATAATATAGCACGTGATTTTGGTTTTTCTAAAGATTATGTGATTATTCCTTTTAAAGGAATTTATTTAAAAGATAAAAGTAATATCTCAAATCTTACAACAAATGTTTATCCAGTTCCTAATCTTGATAATCCATTTCTAGGAGTTCATTATACACTTACAGTAGATAATGAAAGTAAAATAGGTCCAACAGCAATTCCCGCTTTTTGGAGAGAAAATTATAAAGGTTTTGATAACTTTTCATTAAAAGAATTTCTTCAAATAACTTTTTATGAAATGAAATTATTTGCAAGTAATGCTTTTGGATTTAGAAGCTTAGCTTTTAGTGAAATAAAAAAATATAATCTAAATTATTTAAAAGGACTTGCTACGAAATTAACACAAAATATGAACCATAAAGGTTATGATTCTTGGAGTACACCGGGTATTAGAGCACAACTTTTAAATAAAAATACACTAGAACTTGTACAAGATTTTGTTGTTGAATCTGATATTAACTCAGTACATGTATTAAATGCTGTAAGCCCCGCTTTTACCTCTTCAATTCCTTTTGCTTCTTGGGTTGTTGAAACACATATATTAAAAAAGAGTTGA
- a CDS encoding TRAP transporter permease — protein MIQIKYFKEIIFVYAILISLFHFYVNIWGGISDLWFNSAHFALLASLGFLSYEASKNENKISIINIIFAILSLLTFVYMVLFEESLYEVASGQMRTSDIIVTCLTIALAIEVVRRETGYIIPGIIIFCISYILFLGQYFEGIFAFAGMDYERFLYRMFYTSEGLFGPIATISSTYVFMFILFAAFLLKSGAGDFIVDVSNAVAGKYTGGTGHVAVFSSALMGTISGSAVANTVSTGSITIPMMKKAGFKPTFAAAVEAAASTGGQIMPPIMGAGAFIMAQITNIPFVTIVSVSILPAILYFASISFYIHIHAKENNIKGENNNIKILPLLREGFHFIIPLTTLVGLLIYGYSPTYAASIAIVTIVLASYLTKNKRMGIKEILEALALGSQNMIVTGVLLIAVGIIVGVINISGIGITFSQLIMEWSGNSLLIAIILVALASLILGMGLPVTASYVVLSVLSAPALLGLMLSPEMAALANAGIQIPEVAMYLLSAHLIIFWLSQDSNLTPPVCLAAFAAAAIAKTPPMETGLVSWKIGKGMYILPLLFAFTPLITGDWYEKFEVFIFAFFGILSFSIVMEGFWDKKMMILERAIFALAAILLLTEDEAYNIDSFFGIVQTTHIVGFIIFAVSMILHKMLFKEGKKYASIS, from the coding sequence ATGATACAAATTAAATACTTTAAAGAAATTATATTTGTCTATGCAATACTAATTTCTCTTTTTCACTTCTATGTGAATATTTGGGGTGGTATAAGTGACTTATGGTTTAATTCAGCTCACTTTGCACTTCTAGCTTCTCTTGGTTTTTTAAGTTATGAAGCAAGTAAAAATGAAAATAAGATAAGTATAATAAATATTATATTTGCAATTCTTTCTTTGCTTACTTTCGTATATATGGTTTTATTTGAAGAGAGTTTATATGAAGTCGCAAGTGGACAAATGAGAACAAGCGATATAATTGTTACATGTCTTACTATTGCACTTGCTATTGAAGTAGTTAGAAGAGAAACAGGATATATTATTCCTGGTATAATTATTTTCTGTATTTCATATATATTATTCTTAGGTCAATATTTCGAGGGAATTTTTGCATTTGCTGGAATGGATTATGAAAGATTCTTATATAGAATGTTTTATACTAGTGAAGGACTTTTTGGTCCAATTGCTACTATTTCATCAACATATGTATTTATGTTTATTTTATTTGCAGCATTTTTATTAAAATCAGGTGCTGGAGATTTTATTGTTGATGTATCAAATGCAGTTGCGGGGAAATATACAGGTGGAACAGGTCATGTAGCTGTTTTCTCATCTGCTTTGATGGGAACTATCTCAGGAAGTGCAGTTGCAAATACAGTTTCAACTGGATCTATCACAATTCCTATGATGAAAAAAGCTGGTTTTAAACCTACCTTTGCAGCAGCAGTTGAAGCAGCAGCAAGTACAGGTGGACAAATTATGCCACCAATTATGGGTGCTGGAGCTTTTATTATGGCTCAAATTACAAATATTCCTTTTGTAACCATTGTATCAGTTTCTATTTTACCTGCAATTTTATATTTTGCATCTATTTCTTTTTATATTCATATTCATGCAAAAGAGAACAATATAAAAGGCGAAAATAACAATATAAAAATTTTACCATTATTAAGAGAAGGTTTTCATTTTATAATTCCTTTAACAACTTTAGTAGGGCTTTTAATTTATGGATATTCTCCAACATATGCAGCTTCAATTGCAATAGTTACAATTGTTTTAGCTTCGTATTTAACTAAAAATAAAAGAATGGGAATAAAAGAGATTTTAGAAGCTTTAGCTCTTGGAAGTCAAAATATGATAGTTACGGGTGTTTTATTAATAGCTGTTGGTATTATTGTAGGAGTTATTAATATTTCTGGAATTGGAATTACATTTTCTCAACTTATTATGGAATGGTCAGGAAACTCTTTATTAATAGCAATTATTTTAGTTGCATTAGCCTCTCTTATTTTAGGAATGGGATTACCTGTAACTGCTTCTTATGTTGTATTATCAGTTTTAAGTGCACCCGCGCTTTTGGGACTTATGTTAAGTCCAGAAATGGCAGCACTTGCAAATGCGGGAATTCAAATTCCTGAAGTTGCTATGTATTTATTATCAGCTCATTTAATTATTTTTTGGTTATCACAAGATTCAAATCTTACTCCACCTGTATGTTTAGCAGCTTTTGCAGCAGCTGCAATTGCAAAAACACCTCCTATGGAAACAGGATTAGTTTCTTGGAAAATAGGAAAAGGAATGTATATTCTTCCTTTATTATTTGCCTTTACACCACTTATAACAGGTGATTGGTATGAAAAATTTGAAGTATTTATTTTTGCTTTTTTTGGAATTTTATCTTTTTCAATTGTAATGGAAGGTTTCTGGGATAAAAAAATGATGATTTTAGAAAGGGCTATATTTGCACTTGCTGCAATTTTATTATTAACAGAAGATGAAGCATATAATATTGATTCATTTTTTGGTATAGTTCAAACAACACATATTGTAGGATTTATAATCTTTGCAGTATCGATGATTTTACATAAAATGTTATTTAAAGAAGGAAAAAAATATGCAAGCATTAGTTAA
- a CDS encoding lactate utilization protein produces MQALVNTLENCGYEVHCVSNKSEAFELSKTFIKSGMSVGLGGSVSVGQIGLLDYLVNKKDIKLQNQYETGITMEENSERRRQGLVSDIFVTGTNALTLDGKLVNADGSGNRVAAFCYGPRRVLVIVGKNKIVKDVEAGFKRVMEVAAVKNIDRMNSKAIEMGKEPRHNLDNIANKFSWVKADEKNRIILILVDEELGY; encoded by the coding sequence ATGCAAGCATTAGTTAATACTTTAGAAAATTGTGGTTATGAAGTTCATTGTGTTTCAAATAAAAGTGAAGCTTTTGAATTATCAAAAACATTCATAAAATCAGGAATGAGTGTTGGTCTTGGTGGAAGTGTTAGTGTTGGACAAATTGGTTTATTAGATTATTTAGTTAATAAAAAAGATATTAAATTACAAAACCAATATGAAACTGGTATTACTATGGAAGAAAATTCTGAGAGAAGAAGACAAGGTTTAGTTTCTGATATTTTTGTTACAGGAACAAATGCTCTAACCCTTGATGGAAAACTTGTAAATGCAGATGGTAGCGGAAATAGAGTTGCTGCTTTTTGTTATGGTCCTAGAAGAGTTTTAGTAATTGTTGGAAAAAATAAAATAGTAAAAGATGTAGAAGCCGGTTTTAAAAGAGTTATGGAAGTTGCCGCTGTTAAAAATATCGATAGAATGAATTCAAAAGCCATTGAAATGGGAAAAGAACCACGTCATAATCTTGATAATATTGCAAATAAATTTTCATGGGTAAAAGCTGATGAAAAAAATAGAATTATATTAATCTTAGTAGATGAAGAGTTAGGATATTAA
- a CDS encoding bacteriohemerythrin: MKTIDIFPWNNHFDTGLEFIDTQHSKLVAILNRLATFVTYKSNTEELNCIFDELIEYALCHFQSEEKIWHKYLENDILNIEHKNTHQKFIDKILQFKKEQDLKPFNQLSNEVLAFLVDWLVSHILKTDRKMAYIILGVESGLDINTAKNEAENKLNDNHNILIEIIISIYSTLFPNTLELIKELKQHQKHEETIIFQDKYLQLFLELSSSFINLPLDQIDLQINNALKEMATFVGADRAYIFDYNFDLNTATNTYEWCNTDIEPHIQNLQNICMSFVVDWPELHSKGKYVIIEDVKALQEGKLKEILSSQDIKSLVTFPLFENNKCIGFVGFDAVKKLHKFTKLEIELLGFFSRLLGNIANKKRIETELKYERSFLKTLIQDIPDLIWLKNKDGVYLACNNRFEDFFGASESEIIGKTDYDFIEKSQADRFRENDNKVLLTKKQNINEEEVTFVKDGHKEILSTSKTPFHDSNGNFIGVLGVARDITATKKLEKNLILERNRFESYLYAVEAIIVSIDINGCITLVNRKGCDLLGYPQEELIGKQWFEFCLPQPEGKENVYPVFLEIINGNLEGKEYFENYIVTKNKEKKLIAWHNSLLLDESNQIIGTLSAGEDITQRRVSENKLHLAASVFTHSHEGIIITSSENKIIDVNHAVEVMTGYSKEELIGHNPKILSSGKHLSIFYKEMWEELNKNSSWTGEIWNKRKDGTLFPEMLTITAVKDDFGELIHYVALFADISGLKEQQKHLEYIAHYDALTGLPNRILLSDRLHQAMLHAHRNKSTIAIIYLDLDGFKEINDSYGHNIGDKFLTIIANRMKKTLRECDTIARLGGDEFVAVLHNLGNHKECKPMINRLLQAASETVTIEKCDMKVTASLGVTFFDDKDTFDADQLLRFADQAMYQAKLAGKNRFHIFDAVHDENIRTQHANIEIIETALKNNEFMLYYQPKVNMKKGTVVGLEALIRWNHKTKGILTPGYFLPMIKGDLLSIQIGEWVLNEAFEQIECWEKEGLEIVVSINIDALHLLSGSIFNYLKKLFNKYPTVKPNNIILEVLETSAIEDIEKVSQIMETCKKIGINFALDDFGTGYSSLTYLKRLPVSELKIDQSFVRDMLFDTDDLAILEGIISLATAFRRDIIAEGVENIKQGQILLQLGCEVAQGYFIAYPMPAENIVKWINTWKPNVLWNNISPISREDIHLLHAKIEHSSWIKNIISFLTNNSFTVEEQNHRECRFSQWLYGENTKKYENKCEFQSIIDIHFTIHEHANKLIRLKKSGLPISENNIKILNDLSKQLIDLLNKCYLI, encoded by the coding sequence ATGAAAACAATAGATATTTTTCCATGGAATAATCACTTTGATACAGGTTTAGAATTTATTGATACTCAACACAGTAAACTAGTAGCTATTCTTAATCGTTTAGCCACTTTTGTTACTTATAAATCAAATACTGAAGAATTAAATTGTATCTTTGATGAACTTATTGAATATGCTCTATGTCATTTCCAATCAGAAGAAAAAATTTGGCACAAATATTTAGAAAATGATATTTTAAATATTGAGCATAAAAACACACACCAAAAATTTATAGATAAAATACTGCAATTTAAAAAAGAGCAAGACCTTAAGCCATTTAATCAATTATCCAATGAAGTTTTAGCCTTTTTAGTGGATTGGTTAGTTTCACATATTCTTAAAACAGATCGTAAAATGGCTTATATTATTTTAGGTGTAGAATCTGGTCTTGATATTAATACTGCAAAAAATGAAGCAGAAAATAAATTAAATGATAATCATAATATTCTTATTGAAATAATTATTTCTATTTATTCTACTTTATTTCCAAACACTTTAGAGCTTATAAAAGAATTAAAGCAACATCAAAAACATGAAGAAACAATTATCTTTCAAGATAAATATCTTCAATTATTTTTAGAATTATCCAGCTCTTTTATAAATTTACCACTTGATCAAATTGATTTACAAATAAATAATGCATTAAAAGAAATGGCAACATTTGTGGGTGCTGATCGTGCTTACATTTTTGATTATAATTTTGATTTAAATACAGCAACAAATACTTATGAGTGGTGTAATACTGATATTGAACCTCATATACAAAATCTTCAAAATATCTGTATGAGTTTTGTGGTTGATTGGCCAGAGCTTCATTCAAAAGGCAAATATGTAATTATCGAAGATGTAAAAGCTTTGCAAGAAGGTAAATTAAAAGAAATTTTATCTTCACAAGATATAAAAAGTTTAGTTACCTTTCCTCTTTTTGAAAATAACAAATGTATAGGATTTGTAGGATTTGATGCTGTAAAGAAATTACATAAGTTTACAAAACTTGAAATAGAATTATTAGGATTTTTTAGTAGATTATTAGGCAATATTGCAAATAAAAAAAGAATAGAAACTGAACTTAAATATGAACGAAGTTTTTTAAAAACACTTATTCAAGATATCCCCGACTTAATTTGGCTGAAAAATAAAGATGGGGTTTATTTAGCATGTAATAATCGTTTTGAAGATTTTTTTGGAGCTAGCGAGTCTGAAATTATTGGTAAAACTGATTATGATTTTATTGAAAAATCACAAGCAGATCGTTTTCGTGAAAATGATAATAAAGTATTGCTTACTAAAAAACAAAATATTAATGAAGAAGAAGTAACTTTTGTAAAAGATGGTCATAAGGAAATTTTATCTACTTCAAAAACGCCTTTTCATGATTCAAATGGTAATTTTATTGGTGTTTTAGGTGTTGCAAGAGATATCACTGCAACAAAAAAATTAGAAAAAAATTTAATTTTGGAGCGTAATCGTTTTGAAAGCTATCTTTATGCCGTAGAAGCTATTATTGTTTCAATAGATATCAATGGATGTATTACTCTTGTAAATCGTAAAGGATGTGATCTTTTAGGCTATCCCCAAGAAGAACTTATTGGAAAACAATGGTTTGAATTTTGTTTGCCACAACCTGAGGGTAAAGAAAATGTATATCCAGTTTTTTTAGAAATAATTAATGGAAATTTAGAAGGAAAAGAATATTTTGAGAATTATATTGTTACTAAAAACAAAGAAAAAAAATTAATAGCATGGCATAACTCTCTTTTATTGGATGAATCAAATCAAATTATAGGAACACTAAGTGCGGGTGAAGATATCACTCAAAGAAGAGTCTCAGAAAATAAATTACATTTAGCTGCAAGCGTATTTACTCATAGTCATGAAGGTATAATCATAACTTCTTCAGAAAATAAAATTATAGATGTTAATCATGCTGTTGAAGTAATGACTGGATATTCAAAAGAAGAATTAATTGGTCACAATCCTAAAATATTAAGTTCAGGAAAACATTTATCTATTTTTTATAAAGAAATGTGGGAAGAGTTAAATAAAAATAGTTCATGGACAGGAGAAATATGGAATAAACGTAAAGATGGAACATTATTTCCTGAAATGTTAACTATTACAGCTGTAAAAGATGATTTTGGTGAATTAATTCATTACGTAGCACTTTTTGCAGATATTAGTGGATTAAAAGAACAACAAAAGCACTTAGAATACATTGCACATTATGATGCACTAACTGGTTTACCAAATCGTATTTTACTATCTGATAGATTACATCAAGCTATGTTACATGCGCATAGAAATAAATCTACTATAGCAATCATATATCTTGACTTAGATGGTTTTAAAGAAATAAATGATTCTTATGGTCATAATATTGGAGATAAGTTTTTAACAATAATTGCAAATAGAATGAAAAAAACATTAAGAGAATGTGATACTATAGCTAGACTTGGAGGAGATGAGTTTGTAGCTGTTTTACATAATTTAGGAAATCATAAAGAATGTAAACCAATGATAAATAGACTTCTTCAAGCGGCATCTGAAACTGTTACTATAGAAAAATGTGATATGAAAGTTACAGCTAGTCTTGGAGTTACTTTTTTTGATGACAAAGATACTTTTGATGCAGACCAATTACTTCGTTTCGCAGATCAAGCTATGTACCAAGCTAAACTAGCAGGTAAAAATCGTTTTCATATCTTCGATGCTGTTCATGATGAAAATATACGTACACAACATGCTAATATAGAAATAATAGAAACTGCTTTAAAAAATAATGAATTTATGCTTTATTATCAACCAAAAGTTAATATGAAAAAAGGAACAGTTGTTGGTTTAGAGGCTTTAATTCGTTGGAATCATAAAACAAAAGGTATTTTGACTCCTGGATATTTTTTACCTATGATAAAAGGAGATTTATTATCTATTCAAATTGGAGAATGGGTTTTAAATGAAGCTTTTGAGCAAATTGAATGTTGGGAAAAAGAGGGACTTGAAATTGTTGTAAGTATTAATATTGATGCTTTACATCTTTTATCTGGAAGTATTTTTAATTATCTTAAAAAATTATTTAATAAATATCCTACTGTTAAACCTAATAATATTATTCTTGAAGTATTAGAAACAAGTGCAATTGAGGATATAGAAAAAGTATCTCAAATCATGGAAACATGTAAAAAAATTGGTATAAACTTTGCACTTGATGATTTTGGGACAGGTTATTCTTCTTTAACTTATTTAAAACGGCTTCCTGTTTCAGAGTTAAAAATAGATCAAAGTTTTGTAAGAGATATGCTTTTTGATACAGATGATTTAGCAATTCTTGAAGGTATTATAAGTTTAGCAACAGCATTTCGCCGTGATATTATTGCAGAAGGAGTAGAAAATATTAAGCAAGGACAAATTTTATTACAATTAGGTTGTGAAGTTGCACAAGGGTATTTTATTGCCTATCCAATGCCCGCAGAAAATATAGTAAAATGGATAAATACATGGAAACCAAATGTACTTTGGAATAATATTTCTCCTATAAGTCGTGAGGATATTCATTTACTCCATGCGAAAATAGAACACTCTTCTTGGATAAAAAATATCATATCTTTTTTAACAAATAATTCTTTTACAGTAGAAGAGCAAAATCATAGGGAATGTAGATTTTCCCAGTGGCTTTATGGTGAAAATACTAAAAAATATGAAAATAAATGTGAATTTCAATCTATAATAGATATTCATTTTACTATTCATGAGCATGCTAATAAATTAATTCGTTTAAAAAAATCAGGTTTACCAATATCAGAAAATAATATTAAAATATTAAATGATTTAAGTAAACAGTTAATTGATTTATTGAATAAGTGTTATCTTATATAG